Within Novosphingobium resinovorum, the genomic segment AAGCCCGTTAAGGGCGGCGGCGCGCGCATCGCGCTGATGCCGGACCATCCTGCGATCCGCGAGGGGCGGACCCTGTTCCGGTCGCGCGTCGTCCACCCCGACGTTAGCCCCCGCCTGCTCGTCTCCGGCGAGAACCAGCGCAAGATCGGCAAGCGCATCACGAAAGGCCGCTGGAAGGGCTTTCCGCTCTACACCCTGACCTTGGAAGAGCGCGCGACCTGCCCCCGCACCTGTGGCGAGTGGTCGACCTGCTACGGCAACAATATGAATTGGTCGCGTCGGCACGTAGCCGGGATCGACCTCGAGGTTCGCCTGATCGCCGAAGCGCTCTCTCTTGCCGAGCGTCATCCCAACGGCTTCGCGGTCCGTCTGCATATCCTGGGCGACTTCTACAGTCTTGCTTATGTCGACCTGTGGGCGAACCTGCTGGCCGAAGTGCCGCAGCTGCACGTGTTCGGTTTCACCGCGCGTGATCCCGAGGACGACATCGGATCGGCCGTCGCGGCGCTGAACTACGATTGGCCCGACCGGTGGGTAGTACGGTTTTCCGGGATCGACAGTCTCGTGATCGACACCGCTGCCGACAGCCAGCATGTCCTGTGCCCGGTCCAGACCGGCAAGACCGACTGCTGCGGCACCTGCGGCCTGTGCTGGACGATGGACCGCCCCGTAGAATTCGTGAGGCACTGACCCATGGTCCGCCTCGCCTTCGGATACCTGCTTCTCGCGGCCGGCATGATGCTGTGCCTGTACCTGGCGCTCGTGAAGATCGCACCCCTCGACCTCCCGACGGCCGGGCATCCCCCGGCCGCGCCCGAGCCGCTGTCCATCTACCCCCTGCCCAGCGGCTCGGGCGATTCTGTTCACATGTCCACTCATGCCGCCGAGGTATCCCAACTGTGACCCGACAATCTACGCCGCAGCGCAGCATATTTTCCGCATCAAACGCCCGTGAGGTGATCGCCGCCTCGCTGCAGGCGATCAAGGAAGAGAACGGCTACACCGACGAGGATCTCGGTCGCATTCTCGGCAAGAGCGAGGACATGGCCGGGAACTACCGCAAGGGCCTGAGCGGCATGGACGCTTTCAGCCTGCTCGCGGCATGGCGTGAGTGGAACGGACACTTCATCGGCCCGATCCGCCGCTTCGTCGAGGGTAGCCGTCCGGTCCCGACCGACGACCGTGCGTCTGCCCATGCGATTCTGCAGGCGGCGGTCACAATGTCCGATGCTCTGACGACCTGCGACGAGATCGACCTCGAAGCCGTGCGCGCGAACCGTAAGCAGCTGGAGAAGGCGCGCGACGCGATCGACGAGCAGCTGGCGAAACTACGGCCGACGGCCTGATGCCATGGAAGCGGGGGTAGCGGAAGCCGAGAAGCTCATGGCCGCAATGCCGGTCGTGGCTCCAACGCTCGATAGCTTGGAGGCGGTGGTCCGCATTGCCGAGAACCGCGTCCGCCGCGCCGCCATCAAGCGTGCTGCTGCCGATGCCGAAGAGGCCGATGCCCTCCGCGATTTGCACGCGGCCCGCAAGGCTCGCGCCGACTGGATCGCTGGCAGCGCCGATCGCGACGACCAAATGTTGATGCTCTGAAGGACCTGTTATGGCCGAAACCACTGACGATCGCCTCCGCCTTCTGATCGAGCGCATCGAGCGCCTGGAAGAAGAGAAGAAGGGCGTCGGCGACGATATCCGCGACGTCTACAACGAGGGCAAGGCCGTTGGCTACGACACGCGCATGATGCGCATGGTTGTCCAGCTTCGGAAGATGAAGCCCGACGACCGCCGCGAAATGGAGATGCTCCTCGACACCTACAAGGCCGCGTTGGGGATCGACTGATGGCTACGGCTCTAGCCCCTTGGGGGCATGACGCCCTTGCCGCAGATCTCGCGCGCAAGCTGCGCAACGACGGCAAGTGCTGGACATGGCTCAATGCGACCATCGGCGCATGGTCCGGGCCGCGCCCCGATATCATGGCGTTTCCGCGCTACCGCTACGACTGCCCGCAAATCCTTGCCTACGAGATCAAGGTTTCGC encodes:
- a CDS encoding DUF2312 domain-containing protein, translating into MAETTDDRLRLLIERIERLEEEKKGVGDDIRDVYNEGKAVGYDTRMMRMVVQLRKMKPDDRREMEMLLDTYKAALGID